A part of Caretta caretta isolate rCarCar2 chromosome 1, rCarCar1.hap1, whole genome shotgun sequence genomic DNA contains:
- the RCBTB1 gene encoding RCC1 and BTB domain-containing protein 1 isoform X1, whose amino-acid sequence MASAPLAPGLPRGASEGLRKHHLQKCQLSYRNYMKPNIVMVDVGKWPIFTLLSPQEIASIRKACVFGTSANEAIYITHNDEVFVFGLNCSNCLGTGDNQSTIVPKKLEALCGKKINSLSYGSGPHVLLSTEDGEVYAWGHNGYSQLGNGTTNQGITPIQVCTNLLIKRVIEVACGSHHSMALSSDGDVYAWGYNNCGQVGSGSTANQPTPRKVSNCLQTKMVVSIACGQTSSMAVIDNGEVYGWGYNGNGQLGLGNNGNQLTPCRVAALHGVCVLQITCGYAHTLALTDEGLLYSWGANTYGQLGTGNKSNQLSPAQIMVEKERVVEIAACHSSHTSAAKTQGGQVYMWGQCRGQSVVVPHLTHFTCTDDVFACFSTPAVMWRLLSVEHEDSLTVAESLKKEFDSPETSDLKFRVDGKYIHVHKAVLKIRCEHFRTMFQSYWNEDMKEVIEIDQFSYPVYRAFLEYLYTDSVDLPPEDAIGLLDLATSYCENRLKKLCQHIIKRGITVENAFSLLSAAVRYDAEDLEEFCFKFCVNHLTEVTQTTAFWQMDGPLLKEFIAKASKCGAFKN is encoded by the exons CAGAAATGTCAACTTTCTTATAGGAATTATATGAAACCCAACATAGTCATGGTGGATGTAGGAAAGTGGCCAATATTTACCTTGCTTTCACCTCAAGAAATAGCATCTATTAGGAAAGCATGTGTATTTGGCACATCGGCCAATGAAGCTATATACATTACCCATAATGATGAG GTGTTTGTGTTTGGACTAAACTGTAGTAATTGTTTGGGGACTGGAGATAATCAAAGCACCATAGTACCAAAGAAATTAGAAGCCTTATGTGGAAAGAAGATTAACAGTCTCAGTTATGGAAGTGGACCACATGTTCTACTTAGCACTGAAG ATGGTGAAGTTTATGCTTGGGGACATAATGGATACAGCCAGCTTGGGAATGGAACAACCAATCAGGGCATTACTCCTATTCAAGTCTGTACCAACCTGCTAATTAAGAGGGTGATTGAAGTAGCTTGTGGTTCTCATCATTCTATGGCCCTATCATCTGATGGAGAT GTATATGCGTGGGGCTATAACAACTGTGGTCAGGTTGGATCTGGATCTACAGCAAATCAGCCAACTCCTCGCAAAGTCTCAAATTGTTTACAGACTAAAATGGTGGTCAGTATTGCTTGTGGTCAGACCTCCTCTATGGCTGTAATAGACAATGGTGAG GTATATGGCTGGGGTTACAATGGTAATGGGCAGCTAGGTCTGGGAAACAATGGCAATCAACTCACACCTTGTAGAGTGGCAGCATTACATGGTGTATGTGTACTTCAG ATTACCTGTGGCTATGCGCACACACTAGCCCTAACAGATGAGGGTTTGCTCTATTCCTGGGGAGCAAACACTTATGGGCAGCTGGGAACTGGCAATAAAAGTAACCAGCTAAGCCCAGCGCAGATCATGGTGGAAAAAGAAAG GGTTGTAGAGATTGCAGCCTGCCACTCTTCTCACACTTCTGCTGCCAAGACCCAAGGTGGCCAAGTGTATATGTGGGGCCAGTGCCGTGGCCAGTCTGTTGTTGTTCCTCACCTCACTCACTTCACTTGCACTGATGATGTGTTTGCTTGCTTTTCTACTCCTGCTGTGATGTGGCGCCTCCTTTCAGTAG agcatgAAGATTCCTTAACAGTAGCTGAGTCTCTGAAGAAAGAGTTTGACAGTCCAGAAACCTCAGACCTAAAATTCCGCGTAGATGGAAAATACATCCATGTGCATAAAGCTGTTCTAAAAATCAG ATGTGAACACTTCAGAACCATGTTCCAGTCATATTGGAATGAGGACATGAAGGAGGTGATAGAAATAGACCAATTTTCTTACCCAGTGTATCGTGCCTTTCTTGAGTACCTATATACAGACAGCGTTGATCTGCCACCTGAAGATGCTATAG GACTTTTGGATTTGGCTACATCTTACTGTGAAAACAGATTGAAAAAACTGTGTCAACACATTATCAAGAGAGGAATTACTGTGGAAAATGCCTTTTCATTGCTCTCTGCTGCAGTGAGATATGATGCAGAG gATTTAGAAGAATTCTGCTTTAAGTTTTGTGTCAATCATTTGACGGAAGTGACACAGACTACAGCGTTTTGGCAAATGGATGGCCCCCTGCTAAAGGAATTCATTGCTAAAGCCAGTAAATGTGGAGCCTTTAAGAACTGA
- the RCBTB1 gene encoding RCC1 and BTB domain-containing protein 1 isoform X4: MVVSIACGQTSSMAVIDNGEVYGWGYNGNGQLGLGNNGNQLTPCRVAALHGVCVLQITCGYAHTLALTDEGLLYSWGANTYGQLGTGNKSNQLSPAQIMVEKERVVEIAACHSSHTSAAKTQGGQVYMWGQCRGQSVVVPHLTHFTCTDDVFACFSTPAVMWRLLSVEHEDSLTVAESLKKEFDSPETSDLKFRVDGKYIHVHKAVLKIRCEHFRTMFQSYWNEDMKEVIEIDQFSYPVYRAFLEYLYTDSVDLPPEDAIGLLDLATSYCENRLKKLCQHIIKRGITVENAFSLLSAAVRYDAEDLEEFCFKFCVNHLTEVTQTTAFWQMDGPLLKEFIAKASKCGAFKN; this comes from the exons ATGGTGGTCAGTATTGCTTGTGGTCAGACCTCCTCTATGGCTGTAATAGACAATGGTGAG GTATATGGCTGGGGTTACAATGGTAATGGGCAGCTAGGTCTGGGAAACAATGGCAATCAACTCACACCTTGTAGAGTGGCAGCATTACATGGTGTATGTGTACTTCAG ATTACCTGTGGCTATGCGCACACACTAGCCCTAACAGATGAGGGTTTGCTCTATTCCTGGGGAGCAAACACTTATGGGCAGCTGGGAACTGGCAATAAAAGTAACCAGCTAAGCCCAGCGCAGATCATGGTGGAAAAAGAAAG GGTTGTAGAGATTGCAGCCTGCCACTCTTCTCACACTTCTGCTGCCAAGACCCAAGGTGGCCAAGTGTATATGTGGGGCCAGTGCCGTGGCCAGTCTGTTGTTGTTCCTCACCTCACTCACTTCACTTGCACTGATGATGTGTTTGCTTGCTTTTCTACTCCTGCTGTGATGTGGCGCCTCCTTTCAGTAG agcatgAAGATTCCTTAACAGTAGCTGAGTCTCTGAAGAAAGAGTTTGACAGTCCAGAAACCTCAGACCTAAAATTCCGCGTAGATGGAAAATACATCCATGTGCATAAAGCTGTTCTAAAAATCAG ATGTGAACACTTCAGAACCATGTTCCAGTCATATTGGAATGAGGACATGAAGGAGGTGATAGAAATAGACCAATTTTCTTACCCAGTGTATCGTGCCTTTCTTGAGTACCTATATACAGACAGCGTTGATCTGCCACCTGAAGATGCTATAG GACTTTTGGATTTGGCTACATCTTACTGTGAAAACAGATTGAAAAAACTGTGTCAACACATTATCAAGAGAGGAATTACTGTGGAAAATGCCTTTTCATTGCTCTCTGCTGCAGTGAGATATGATGCAGAG gATTTAGAAGAATTCTGCTTTAAGTTTTGTGTCAATCATTTGACGGAAGTGACACAGACTACAGCGTTTTGGCAAATGGATGGCCCCCTGCTAAAGGAATTCATTGCTAAAGCCAGTAAATGTGGAGCCTTTAAGAACTGA
- the RCBTB1 gene encoding RCC1 and BTB domain-containing protein 1 isoform X2 — protein MKPNIVMVDVGKWPIFTLLSPQEIASIRKACVFGTSANEAIYITHNDEVFVFGLNCSNCLGTGDNQSTIVPKKLEALCGKKINSLSYGSGPHVLLSTEDGEVYAWGHNGYSQLGNGTTNQGITPIQVCTNLLIKRVIEVACGSHHSMALSSDGDVYAWGYNNCGQVGSGSTANQPTPRKVSNCLQTKMVVSIACGQTSSMAVIDNGEVYGWGYNGNGQLGLGNNGNQLTPCRVAALHGVCVLQITCGYAHTLALTDEGLLYSWGANTYGQLGTGNKSNQLSPAQIMVEKERVVEIAACHSSHTSAAKTQGGQVYMWGQCRGQSVVVPHLTHFTCTDDVFACFSTPAVMWRLLSVEHEDSLTVAESLKKEFDSPETSDLKFRVDGKYIHVHKAVLKIRCEHFRTMFQSYWNEDMKEVIEIDQFSYPVYRAFLEYLYTDSVDLPPEDAIGLLDLATSYCENRLKKLCQHIIKRGITVENAFSLLSAAVRYDAEDLEEFCFKFCVNHLTEVTQTTAFWQMDGPLLKEFIAKASKCGAFKN, from the exons ATGAAACCCAACATAGTCATGGTGGATGTAGGAAAGTGGCCAATATTTACCTTGCTTTCACCTCAAGAAATAGCATCTATTAGGAAAGCATGTGTATTTGGCACATCGGCCAATGAAGCTATATACATTACCCATAATGATGAG GTGTTTGTGTTTGGACTAAACTGTAGTAATTGTTTGGGGACTGGAGATAATCAAAGCACCATAGTACCAAAGAAATTAGAAGCCTTATGTGGAAAGAAGATTAACAGTCTCAGTTATGGAAGTGGACCACATGTTCTACTTAGCACTGAAG ATGGTGAAGTTTATGCTTGGGGACATAATGGATACAGCCAGCTTGGGAATGGAACAACCAATCAGGGCATTACTCCTATTCAAGTCTGTACCAACCTGCTAATTAAGAGGGTGATTGAAGTAGCTTGTGGTTCTCATCATTCTATGGCCCTATCATCTGATGGAGAT GTATATGCGTGGGGCTATAACAACTGTGGTCAGGTTGGATCTGGATCTACAGCAAATCAGCCAACTCCTCGCAAAGTCTCAAATTGTTTACAGACTAAAATGGTGGTCAGTATTGCTTGTGGTCAGACCTCCTCTATGGCTGTAATAGACAATGGTGAG GTATATGGCTGGGGTTACAATGGTAATGGGCAGCTAGGTCTGGGAAACAATGGCAATCAACTCACACCTTGTAGAGTGGCAGCATTACATGGTGTATGTGTACTTCAG ATTACCTGTGGCTATGCGCACACACTAGCCCTAACAGATGAGGGTTTGCTCTATTCCTGGGGAGCAAACACTTATGGGCAGCTGGGAACTGGCAATAAAAGTAACCAGCTAAGCCCAGCGCAGATCATGGTGGAAAAAGAAAG GGTTGTAGAGATTGCAGCCTGCCACTCTTCTCACACTTCTGCTGCCAAGACCCAAGGTGGCCAAGTGTATATGTGGGGCCAGTGCCGTGGCCAGTCTGTTGTTGTTCCTCACCTCACTCACTTCACTTGCACTGATGATGTGTTTGCTTGCTTTTCTACTCCTGCTGTGATGTGGCGCCTCCTTTCAGTAG agcatgAAGATTCCTTAACAGTAGCTGAGTCTCTGAAGAAAGAGTTTGACAGTCCAGAAACCTCAGACCTAAAATTCCGCGTAGATGGAAAATACATCCATGTGCATAAAGCTGTTCTAAAAATCAG ATGTGAACACTTCAGAACCATGTTCCAGTCATATTGGAATGAGGACATGAAGGAGGTGATAGAAATAGACCAATTTTCTTACCCAGTGTATCGTGCCTTTCTTGAGTACCTATATACAGACAGCGTTGATCTGCCACCTGAAGATGCTATAG GACTTTTGGATTTGGCTACATCTTACTGTGAAAACAGATTGAAAAAACTGTGTCAACACATTATCAAGAGAGGAATTACTGTGGAAAATGCCTTTTCATTGCTCTCTGCTGCAGTGAGATATGATGCAGAG gATTTAGAAGAATTCTGCTTTAAGTTTTGTGTCAATCATTTGACGGAAGTGACACAGACTACAGCGTTTTGGCAAATGGATGGCCCCCTGCTAAAGGAATTCATTGCTAAAGCCAGTAAATGTGGAGCCTTTAAGAACTGA
- the RCBTB1 gene encoding RCC1 and BTB domain-containing protein 1 isoform X3 translates to MASAPLAPGLPRGASEGLRKHHLVYAWGYNNCGQVGSGSTANQPTPRKVSNCLQTKMVVSIACGQTSSMAVIDNGEVYGWGYNGNGQLGLGNNGNQLTPCRVAALHGVCVLQITCGYAHTLALTDEGLLYSWGANTYGQLGTGNKSNQLSPAQIMVEKERVVEIAACHSSHTSAAKTQGGQVYMWGQCRGQSVVVPHLTHFTCTDDVFACFSTPAVMWRLLSVEHEDSLTVAESLKKEFDSPETSDLKFRVDGKYIHVHKAVLKIRCEHFRTMFQSYWNEDMKEVIEIDQFSYPVYRAFLEYLYTDSVDLPPEDAIGLLDLATSYCENRLKKLCQHIIKRGITVENAFSLLSAAVRYDAEDLEEFCFKFCVNHLTEVTQTTAFWQMDGPLLKEFIAKASKCGAFKN, encoded by the exons GTATATGCGTGGGGCTATAACAACTGTGGTCAGGTTGGATCTGGATCTACAGCAAATCAGCCAACTCCTCGCAAAGTCTCAAATTGTTTACAGACTAAAATGGTGGTCAGTATTGCTTGTGGTCAGACCTCCTCTATGGCTGTAATAGACAATGGTGAG GTATATGGCTGGGGTTACAATGGTAATGGGCAGCTAGGTCTGGGAAACAATGGCAATCAACTCACACCTTGTAGAGTGGCAGCATTACATGGTGTATGTGTACTTCAG ATTACCTGTGGCTATGCGCACACACTAGCCCTAACAGATGAGGGTTTGCTCTATTCCTGGGGAGCAAACACTTATGGGCAGCTGGGAACTGGCAATAAAAGTAACCAGCTAAGCCCAGCGCAGATCATGGTGGAAAAAGAAAG GGTTGTAGAGATTGCAGCCTGCCACTCTTCTCACACTTCTGCTGCCAAGACCCAAGGTGGCCAAGTGTATATGTGGGGCCAGTGCCGTGGCCAGTCTGTTGTTGTTCCTCACCTCACTCACTTCACTTGCACTGATGATGTGTTTGCTTGCTTTTCTACTCCTGCTGTGATGTGGCGCCTCCTTTCAGTAG agcatgAAGATTCCTTAACAGTAGCTGAGTCTCTGAAGAAAGAGTTTGACAGTCCAGAAACCTCAGACCTAAAATTCCGCGTAGATGGAAAATACATCCATGTGCATAAAGCTGTTCTAAAAATCAG ATGTGAACACTTCAGAACCATGTTCCAGTCATATTGGAATGAGGACATGAAGGAGGTGATAGAAATAGACCAATTTTCTTACCCAGTGTATCGTGCCTTTCTTGAGTACCTATATACAGACAGCGTTGATCTGCCACCTGAAGATGCTATAG GACTTTTGGATTTGGCTACATCTTACTGTGAAAACAGATTGAAAAAACTGTGTCAACACATTATCAAGAGAGGAATTACTGTGGAAAATGCCTTTTCATTGCTCTCTGCTGCAGTGAGATATGATGCAGAG gATTTAGAAGAATTCTGCTTTAAGTTTTGTGTCAATCATTTGACGGAAGTGACACAGACTACAGCGTTTTGGCAAATGGATGGCCCCCTGCTAAAGGAATTCATTGCTAAAGCCAGTAAATGTGGAGCCTTTAAGAACTGA